Proteins encoded in a region of the Marinococcus sp. PL1-022 genome:
- a CDS encoding class I mannose-6-phosphate isomerase has translation MKNYNVSPEIVVSNKADGAWEGYENIHKAILKAVTKSGKEKSVLTIECYPGVNYEELEQSLIFPLKASKIVHSDELALKEDAIQQLIEKNLTDDRVFGLQSSHQLQDFFSGEAILKVRDDIKNIQEGLVIVYGVGARLVCEPDVLIYADLTRWEIQRRFSEEGLSNWKADNSDEELLRKYKRGYFVEWRVADKHKKKLFGSIDFLLDTNLKMIPKMITAENFRVGMKQATQQPFRLVPYFAPGIWGGQWMKEQFGLNESEENYAWSFDGVPEENSVQLAYGDVRVSIPSMNIVFQHPRELLGEGVHARFGDEFPIRFDLLDTMGGQNLSLQVHPITEYIQEHFGMHYTQDESYYLLDAKEDAVVYLGTKNKVNKEEMLEDLYEANDGHKDFPDDKYINKYPAKKHDHFLIPAGTIHCSGANSMVLEISATPYIFTFKLWDWGRLGLDGLPRPVHLEHGKEVIQWERNTEWVEKNLINQVEQIDSGDGWIEERTGLHEREFIETRRHWFSKKVHHHTGGSVNVLNLVEGEEAVVESPDNAFTPFVVHYAETFIIPCSVKEYTIRPYGEAEGKTIVTVKASVRI, from the coding sequence ATGAAAAACTATAATGTGAGTCCGGAGATTGTGGTTAGTAATAAAGCTGACGGCGCATGGGAAGGGTACGAAAATATTCACAAAGCAATTTTGAAAGCGGTTACTAAGAGCGGAAAGGAGAAATCAGTTCTAACAATCGAATGCTATCCAGGAGTCAATTATGAAGAATTGGAACAAAGCCTTATCTTTCCATTAAAAGCTTCGAAAATAGTGCATTCGGATGAATTGGCCTTGAAGGAAGATGCCATACAGCAGCTCATTGAGAAAAATCTTACAGATGATCGTGTATTTGGACTTCAAAGCAGTCATCAGCTGCAGGATTTCTTTAGCGGTGAAGCCATCTTAAAAGTCCGGGATGATATTAAAAATATACAGGAGGGTCTTGTGATCGTTTATGGCGTGGGCGCCCGGCTGGTCTGCGAGCCCGATGTGCTGATTTATGCCGACTTAACCAGGTGGGAAATACAGAGAAGATTTAGTGAAGAAGGCTTATCCAACTGGAAAGCTGATAATAGCGATGAAGAGCTGTTAAGAAAGTATAAAAGGGGCTATTTTGTAGAATGGAGGGTGGCGGATAAACATAAGAAAAAACTTTTTGGCAGCATAGATTTTTTACTGGATACTAATTTGAAAATGATCCCGAAAATGATAACAGCGGAAAATTTTCGGGTCGGTATGAAGCAGGCAACGCAGCAGCCGTTTCGTTTAGTTCCTTATTTCGCTCCCGGGATTTGGGGAGGGCAGTGGATGAAGGAACAATTTGGTTTGAATGAATCCGAGGAAAATTATGCATGGAGCTTTGACGGCGTTCCTGAAGAAAACAGTGTGCAGCTGGCCTACGGGGATGTTCGGGTCTCCATCCCATCGATGAATATAGTGTTTCAGCATCCGCGCGAATTGCTGGGAGAAGGGGTTCATGCCAGATTTGGAGATGAGTTTCCTATCCGGTTTGATCTTCTGGATACCATGGGGGGACAAAATTTGAGCCTTCAGGTTCATCCTATTACTGAATACATTCAGGAGCATTTTGGCATGCATTACACTCAGGATGAAAGCTATTACCTGCTGGATGCCAAAGAGGACGCTGTAGTTTATTTAGGAACAAAAAATAAGGTTAACAAAGAAGAAATGCTGGAGGATCTATACGAGGCAAACGACGGGCACAAAGACTTTCCCGATGATAAATACATTAACAAGTATCCCGCAAAAAAGCATGACCATTTTCTGATTCCCGCGGGTACTATTCATTGCTCCGGAGCCAATTCTATGGTTTTAGAAATCAGTGCTACGCCCTATATATTCACTTTTAAGCTGTGGGACTGGGGAAGGCTGGGTTTAGACGGGCTGCCAAGGCCGGTACATCTTGAGCATGGAAAAGAAGTTATTCAATGGGAGAGAAATACGGAATGGGTAGAAAAAAATCTTATAAATCAAGTGGAACAAATAGATTCAGGTGACGGCTGGATAGAGGAGAGAACCGGATTACATGAGAGAGAGTTTATTGAAACCAGGAGACACTGGTTTTCAAAGAAGGTTCATCACCACACTGGAGGCAGCGTAAACGTATTAAATCTTGTAGAAGGAGAAGAAGCTGTTGTGGAAAGTCCCGACAACGCCTTTACGCCGTTTGTCGTCCATTATGCGGAAACCTTCATCATTCCATGCTCAGTGAAGGAATATACTATTCGCCCATACGGGGAGGCTGAAGGCAAAACAATTGTAACTGTTAAGGCGAGCGTTAGAATCTGA
- a CDS encoding PTS system mannose/fructose/sorbose family transporter subunit IID, with product MPKLEKKDLRKSWLNWAMFHLSSMSFEKLEAHGFAHSMIPIAKKLYKNDPEEHRKALERHSVFYNVEPQVGSVINGITASMEEEKANGKEIDDEVFVSVKTSMMGPLSGIGDSTIQGILIPVLLSIAMAISAGGNPLGVLLYMVGYVTIAAGLSYFLYMRGYQLGVSSIDTIVGEGSERLRDAFNILGIIVIGGLAASFVSLSTPLEIPNGEESLVLQETLDSFFPGFLGLLAVIFSWYLISKRRISATKILLILIGISVVGVLLGIF from the coding sequence ATGCCTAAATTAGAAAAGAAAGATTTACGTAAATCATGGTTAAATTGGGCAATGTTTCATTTATCGTCCATGAGCTTTGAAAAACTTGAAGCTCACGGCTTTGCCCATTCAATGATACCGATTGCAAAAAAGCTTTATAAAAATGATCCAGAGGAACATAGAAAAGCTTTAGAGAGACATTCCGTTTTTTATAATGTAGAACCTCAAGTTGGAAGCGTTATCAACGGCATAACAGCTTCAATGGAAGAGGAAAAAGCAAATGGCAAGGAAATAGATGATGAAGTCTTTGTCAGTGTGAAAACTAGTATGATGGGTCCCCTTTCGGGTATTGGGGATTCTACAATACAGGGTATTCTGATCCCGGTGCTGCTTTCCATAGCTATGGCTATATCTGCTGGCGGCAATCCTTTAGGGGTACTATTGTATATGGTGGGCTACGTTACAATTGCCGCGGGCCTTTCTTATTTCCTGTATATGAGAGGGTACCAGCTGGGAGTTAGTTCCATAGATACGATTGTAGGGGAAGGATCTGAAAGGCTAAGAGATGCTTTTAATATATTGGGAATTATCGTCATCGGGGGTCTTGCCGCTTCTTTTGTCAGTCTAAGTACGCCCCTTGAGATACCTAATGGAGAAGAAAGCCTTGTACTGCAGGAAACTTTAGACAGCTTTTTTCCCGGCTTTTTAGGGCTGCTGGCTGTCATTTTTAGCTGGTATCTGATTTCAAAAAGGCGGATTTCTGCTACGAAAATATTATTAATATTAATCGGCATATCAGTGGTCGGTGTACTGCTGGGTATATTCTAG
- a CDS encoding PTS sugar transporter subunit IIB, which yields MPISFVRIDDRVIHGQIIARWTRWKDCHGILVIDDQIAEDPMQKKIFSNAVPKSIKVGIYSLEEGVEKINKAKNAQNSYFVIVKSPIMLKKLKEKGADFGEEVNVGPISAREGAENIGRNVAITPDERVAFDYLLNEGVGISFQLVPEESAYTWEKIRNQ from the coding sequence ATGCCAATCAGCTTTGTAAGAATCGATGACAGGGTGATCCACGGGCAAATCATAGCCCGGTGGACGAGATGGAAGGACTGCCACGGTATTTTGGTTATTGATGACCAGATAGCGGAGGATCCCATGCAAAAAAAGATTTTCAGTAATGCAGTGCCAAAGTCAATAAAAGTCGGTATTTATTCTTTAGAAGAAGGCGTGGAGAAAATAAATAAAGCTAAAAACGCTCAAAACAGTTATTTTGTTATTGTGAAATCGCCTATAATGCTGAAAAAACTTAAAGAAAAGGGAGCAGATTTCGGCGAAGAAGTGAATGTGGGCCCGATAAGTGCGCGCGAAGGAGCAGAAAACATTGGGAGAAATGTTGCTATAACGCCGGATGAACGGGTAGCATTTGATTATTTATTAAACGAAGGGGTCGGCATTTCCTTCCAGCTGGTTCCTGAAGAGAGTGCTTATACTTGGGAGAAGATTCGTAATCAATAA
- a CDS encoding homocysteine S-methyltransferase family protein, with protein sequence MKRSLQERLEAGPVIAGEGYLFELERRGYLQAGTFVPEVALENPEALKQTYRDYMRAGSDVILAFTYNAHREKMRIIGKEDLLEPLNRQAIRLAKEVAQEHPEEEALVAGNISNTNIFNPDDEDSKTAVRQMFAEMIGWCSEEGVDYIKGETFYYHEEALIALEEIQKQGLPAVVTLGLMGENILRDGYTVEDSCRILSESGALVVGMNCFRGPNTMQPYMEKIRESVDGYVAALPVPYRTTESHPTFFNLPDSGCSCHTPLETTFPTALEPLYHNRYELAEWAKEATDGGVNYIGLCCGASPAMLRSVAEAAGLQTISSEYSPNMEKHFLFGQDETLQDHNTSYRTKA encoded by the coding sequence ATGAAGCGAAGTTTACAGGAGCGTTTAGAGGCAGGGCCGGTTATCGCAGGAGAAGGATACTTATTTGAATTGGAGCGTCGGGGCTATTTACAGGCAGGCACGTTTGTGCCGGAAGTGGCACTGGAAAACCCCGAGGCCTTAAAGCAGACGTACCGGGATTATATGCGTGCCGGTTCGGATGTCATACTGGCGTTCACGTATAACGCCCACCGGGAAAAAATGCGCATTATCGGAAAAGAAGATCTGCTCGAGCCGTTAAACCGGCAGGCAATCCGGCTGGCAAAGGAAGTCGCCCAGGAGCATCCGGAGGAAGAGGCGCTCGTTGCAGGCAATATTTCCAACACAAATATTTTCAATCCGGACGATGAGGATTCCAAAACCGCTGTCCGCCAGATGTTTGCCGAAATGATTGGCTGGTGCAGTGAGGAAGGCGTCGACTACATTAAGGGCGAAACCTTTTATTATCACGAAGAAGCGCTGATTGCCCTCGAGGAAATTCAAAAGCAGGGACTGCCAGCGGTTGTTACCCTCGGACTAATGGGCGAAAACATTCTGCGGGACGGCTATACAGTGGAGGATTCCTGCCGCATTTTATCTGAGAGCGGGGCGCTCGTGGTCGGCATGAACTGCTTCCGCGGCCCGAATACGATGCAGCCGTACATGGAAAAAATCCGGGAATCGGTCGATGGATATGTGGCGGCTCTTCCTGTTCCTTACCGGACCACAGAGAGCCATCCTACCTTTTTTAATTTACCTGATTCCGGATGCAGCTGCCATACTCCTCTGGAAACAACGTTTCCTACCGCACTGGAGCCGCTTTACCATAACCGGTATGAACTGGCGGAATGGGCGAAGGAAGCGACAGACGGCGGCGTGAACTATATCGGTTTGTGCTGCGGAGCCTCTCCGGCTATGCTGCGGTCGGTAGCTGAAGCCGCTGGCCTGCAGACAATAAGCTCAGAATACTCCCCGAACATGGAAAAGCACTTCCTGTTCGGCCAGGACGAAACCCTTCAGGACCACAATACAAGCTACCGCACAAAAGCATAA
- a CDS encoding DNA-3-methyladenine glycosylase I: MEQCLWPQGSELLQAYHDEEWCRPARDDRYIFEMLTLEGAQAGLSWNIVLAKRQAYQSAFNNFEIEYCAGLTDADLEAIKENYQVIKHFSKLQSVRSNAEAVLKIQREFGSFADFLWSYVDFKPIINNWTADTEIPAQSSLSVRISKNLKKRGFKFMGPVITYSFLQAVGMVDDHIISCSFHTLNTN, encoded by the coding sequence ATGGAACAATGTTTATGGCCCCAGGGCAGTGAGCTTTTGCAAGCGTATCATGATGAAGAATGGTGCAGACCCGCCCGGGATGACCGGTACATTTTCGAGATGCTTACGTTGGAGGGGGCACAGGCCGGCCTATCGTGGAATATTGTATTGGCGAAACGACAGGCTTACCAATCTGCCTTTAACAACTTTGAGATCGAATATTGCGCCGGCCTCACGGACGCGGATTTGGAAGCAATCAAAGAGAATTATCAAGTCATCAAGCATTTTTCGAAGCTTCAATCGGTTCGCTCCAATGCGGAGGCGGTACTGAAAATACAAAGGGAATTCGGAAGCTTCGCCGACTTTCTGTGGAGCTATGTGGATTTTAAACCGATTATCAATAACTGGACAGCCGACACGGAAATTCCTGCCCAGTCCTCTTTATCCGTCCGAATCAGTAAGAATCTTAAAAAAAGAGGCTTCAAATTCATGGGCCCGGTCATTACCTATTCCTTTCTGCAGGCGGTTGGCATGGTCGATGATCATATTATCTCCTGCAGCTTTCACACGCTCAATACTAACTGA
- a CDS encoding PTS sugar transporter subunit IIC — protein sequence MDVVLMIQALLIGIFCYLGSVSSPWLLGVTGGYYTIGRPLVAGLIVGLILGDVTTGIILGVAVQAAFIATISTGGTQNQEITYAAYGGIALGILAGASSGVTVTLAVGIGVLGLFLHNLMMVLNSGWNRRAEKAAKQGSARGIINNNGIYPQIVNFLLRVLPVGLAVYLGEGFVTSFLNFVPDKVTHMMDVLGGLLPALGIALLMNLLIREKTHFIFFVTGFVFIVFLSDSMISLTVFALLIAYIIYLATNNFTPAPNSDDEVI from the coding sequence ATGGATGTTGTATTAATGATTCAAGCGTTATTGATAGGTATATTCTGCTATCTTGGTTCAGTATCTTCTCCCTGGCTACTGGGGGTTACTGGAGGTTATTACACTATCGGGAGACCGCTGGTGGCGGGTTTAATTGTCGGTCTTATTCTTGGAGATGTGACTACGGGAATTATTCTCGGCGTAGCGGTTCAGGCTGCCTTTATCGCTACGATTTCCACCGGCGGCACGCAAAACCAGGAAATTACGTACGCAGCTTATGGAGGCATCGCGTTGGGAATTCTTGCCGGGGCATCGAGTGGTGTCACAGTAACTTTAGCTGTAGGTATTGGAGTTCTCGGTCTGTTTCTTCACAATTTAATGATGGTGTTAAACTCAGGCTGGAATCGCAGAGCGGAGAAGGCAGCCAAACAAGGAAGTGCCAGAGGTATTATTAATAACAACGGCATTTATCCTCAAATAGTTAACTTTTTACTACGGGTCCTGCCTGTCGGGCTGGCGGTATATTTAGGAGAAGGATTTGTAACCTCTTTTCTTAACTTTGTACCAGATAAAGTCACTCACATGATGGATGTTTTAGGCGGACTGCTGCCTGCGCTTGGGATAGCATTATTAATGAATCTTTTAATCAGGGAAAAAACCCATTTTATCTTTTTTGTTACCGGCTTTGTGTTCATAGTTTTTCTATCAGACAGTATGATATCGCTAACGGTCTTTGCCTTGCTGATCGCCTATATTATTTATTTGGCCACTAATAATTTCACGCCTGCTCCTAATTCTGATGACGAGGTGATATAA
- a CDS encoding bifunctional diguanylate cyclase/phosphodiesterase → MLHTDVPYYTQLHHVLSDLLRDIAQVFPRHSVFFATHDGVTNTIQQVDDQVGLAIPEGYTEPFQQSLCRLAAAATAKVVAIPDLTAHADTRSHPFTLQCGTGSFLGAAVTHPDGSTMGSLCLISDEPYSFTDREEKWVGSLARMVSGVIRMEQGQVRDGLTHQYHANVLPPMFQEMAARDAGILLFVISINDFQWINQQNGCEQGDQLLRTFAQVLQEEFSAKAVPSRIEPDTFVVMLPCAEDEHPEHRARTLASRFLHHIHSTPFRMKDRDQYVQINMGISYYPKEDTHFEQCLETARKRMKRAKQLPAGEHMVDSDEALLVSEREFRLRNDLNHDGLYQQLCLQYQPQVHLADRSMQGVEALVRWNHPSYGWLAPNIWIPIAEAYGHIHAIGKWVIRQGCIDMLAYGAQHEPIDLAVNISPLQLREADFAEQVLAIVAEVAFPADRLVLEITETLLLEDHAHVMNNLQTLRSRGIRIAIDDFGVGYASFHLLHKFPIDILKIDRQLSRPLTSPANKKIVSALLELAYSLGMHCIVEGIETAEQHAFYQQYDNYWGQGYYYHRPVSPDELPAL, encoded by the coding sequence ATGCTACACACCGATGTACCGTATTATACGCAGCTGCATCACGTTCTAAGTGATCTGTTGCGCGATATCGCTCAGGTCTTCCCCCGTCACTCGGTATTTTTTGCCACCCATGACGGGGTCACGAATACGATTCAGCAGGTAGATGATCAGGTCGGCCTTGCTATTCCGGAGGGCTACACGGAACCTTTTCAACAATCGCTCTGCCGGTTGGCTGCAGCCGCTACAGCCAAGGTGGTAGCTATTCCCGACTTGACCGCTCATGCAGACACCAGGAGCCACCCATTCACACTTCAATGTGGAACCGGCAGCTTTTTAGGAGCCGCGGTTACTCATCCGGATGGGAGCACTATGGGCAGCTTATGCCTGATCAGTGATGAGCCCTACTCATTCACCGACCGGGAGGAGAAGTGGGTGGGGAGTCTGGCGCGCATGGTCAGCGGAGTGATTCGCATGGAGCAGGGTCAGGTGCGCGACGGGCTCACGCATCAATACCACGCAAATGTATTGCCACCCATGTTTCAGGAGATGGCCGCCCGTGACGCCGGAATTTTGTTATTTGTCATATCAATCAATGATTTCCAGTGGATCAATCAGCAGAATGGGTGCGAGCAGGGAGACCAGCTGCTGCGGACGTTTGCGCAGGTGCTGCAGGAAGAATTCTCGGCGAAGGCAGTTCCATCCCGGATCGAGCCGGATACGTTTGTTGTGATGCTTCCCTGTGCAGAGGATGAGCATCCGGAGCACCGTGCCCGCACACTGGCCAGCCGATTCCTGCATCATATCCACAGTACTCCGTTTCGGATGAAGGACCGGGACCAGTATGTGCAGATTAACATGGGCATTTCTTATTATCCCAAGGAAGATACCCATTTCGAGCAATGCCTCGAAACCGCCCGGAAACGCATGAAGCGGGCGAAGCAGCTGCCTGCTGGAGAACACATGGTGGACAGCGATGAAGCCCTGCTTGTCAGTGAACGGGAATTCCGGCTGCGCAATGATTTGAACCACGACGGTCTGTATCAGCAGCTGTGTCTGCAGTATCAGCCGCAGGTGCATCTCGCCGACCGCAGCATGCAGGGAGTGGAAGCTCTTGTGCGCTGGAACCATCCGTCCTACGGCTGGCTCGCGCCAAATATCTGGATTCCGATTGCTGAAGCCTACGGTCACATCCACGCCATAGGAAAATGGGTTATCCGGCAGGGGTGTATCGACATGCTTGCATACGGAGCACAGCATGAGCCTATAGATCTGGCTGTTAATATTTCGCCCCTGCAGCTGCGTGAGGCTGATTTTGCAGAACAGGTGCTGGCTATTGTGGCCGAGGTCGCCTTTCCGGCGGACCGGCTCGTGCTTGAGATCACTGAAACGCTGCTGCTTGAGGACCATGCCCACGTGATGAATAACCTGCAGACGCTCCGGAGCCGCGGGATTCGCATTGCAATTGATGATTTTGGGGTCGGCTACGCGTCATTTCACCTGCTGCACAAGTTTCCAATCGACATTTTAAAAATTGACCGGCAGTTAAGCCGTCCATTGACGTCGCCGGCTAATAAAAAAATCGTCAGCGCCCTACTGGAGCTGGCTTATTCCCTGGGAATGCACTGTATTGTGGAAGGCATTGAAACCGCCGAACAGCATGCCTTTTACCAGCAGTACGATAACTATTGGGGTCAGGGATACTACTACCACCGGCCCGTCTCCCCGGATGAGCTGCCAGCGCTGTAG